In the Bacteroidales bacterium genome, one interval contains:
- a CDS encoding sugar MFS transporter codes for MTTTSSKTSRSSLILLTSLFFMWGFITVLNDILIPHLKAVFELSYLEAMLIQFAFFGAYFIGGFGYFLISMFSGDPISKIGYKNGIIIGLLMSALGTILFYPAAHFQIYGFFLTALFILGLGFAMLQIAANPYVAILGPQESASSRLNLSQGFNSFGTTIGPILGGYFIFEYFKNVENGADSVVIPYLVLTAMLLLLAIMIKGAKLPRFVNTTAVTKGAGALKFRQLRFGALAIFLYVGAEVAIGSFLISFLGLEKIAGLSTAQASPFVAFYWGGAMIGRFLGAISLSQMNKKNKLVSMLIVSFLAFSIVYLAVYLKTNINFEQIIPYFIFLFLNYLAFIIGRSLAGRTLAIFAMIPIALLLIGIFGSSVWAMWAILGIGIFNSIMWSNIFTLAIKGLGDYTSQGSSILVMFIVGGAIIPPIQGAAADVVGVQLSFFVPMLSYVYLAYYGWKGHLANQ; via the coding sequence ATGACTACTACAAGTTCAAAAACAAGTCGGTCTTCTCTTATTTTACTGACGTCCCTTTTTTTTATGTGGGGATTTATTACCGTTTTAAACGATATTCTCATTCCTCATCTCAAAGCTGTTTTTGAACTAAGCTATTTGGAAGCAATGCTTATACAATTTGCATTTTTTGGCGCTTACTTTATAGGCGGTTTTGGATATTTTCTTATTTCAATGTTTTCGGGAGACCCGATTAGTAAAATAGGTTATAAAAACGGGATTATCATTGGGTTATTGATGTCAGCTTTAGGAACAATATTATTTTATCCGGCAGCACATTTTCAGATATATGGCTTTTTCTTAACGGCTCTATTTATTTTGGGACTTGGTTTTGCCATGTTACAAATTGCAGCGAACCCCTATGTAGCCATATTAGGTCCGCAGGAGAGTGCATCTTCTCGTTTAAATTTATCACAAGGTTTCAATTCTTTCGGAACAACTATTGGTCCTATTTTAGGTGGTTATTTTATATTCGAATATTTTAAGAATGTGGAAAACGGAGCCGATTCAGTTGTAATTCCTTATTTGGTATTAACTGCTATGCTTTTGCTTTTGGCTATAATGATAAAAGGAGCTAAACTTCCTCGATTTGTAAATACAACAGCTGTGACCAAAGGCGCAGGGGCTCTGAAATTTAGACAGTTGAGGTTTGGCGCTCTCGCAATTTTTCTTTACGTAGGTGCAGAAGTTGCTATCGGAAGTTTTTTAATTAGTTTTTTGGGATTAGAAAAAATTGCGGGATTAAGTACAGCACAAGCCAGTCCCTTTGTAGCATTTTATTGGGGCGGAGCAATGATAGGTCGTTTTTTGGGGGCTATTTCTCTTAGTCAGATGAATAAAAAGAATAAGTTAGTCTCTATGCTGATAGTGTCATTTTTAGCATTTAGCATTGTTTATCTGGCTGTTTACCTTAAAACGAACATTAATTTCGAACAAATAATACCGTATTTTATATTCTTATTTCTTAATTATTTGGCTTTTATTATTGGTCGTTCATTAGCCGGAAGAACTTTAGCAATTTTTGCTATGATTCCAATTGCACTTCTTCTTATAGGTATTTTCGGAAGTAGCGTATGGGCAATGTGGGCCATTCTTGGAATAGGAATTTTTAATTCAATAATGTGGTCGAATATTTTCACATTGGCAATTAAAGGACTTGGCGATTATACCAGTCAGGGTTCTTCTATTTTAGTTATGTTTATTGTTGGTGGTGCTATTATTCCACCTATTCAAGGAGCTGCTGCTGATGTTGTTGGCGTACAATTGTCATTTTTTGTTCCTATGCTTAGCTATGTTTATTTAGCATATTACGGATGGAAAGGACATTTGGCTAATCAATAA